The Sporomusaceae bacterium FL31 nucleotide sequence TCTTACCGGCAATATCAGCTTGTTGAATGGCGACTGGAGCGACCATTGGCAGTGGCTTATCATCAAATTTGAAATGAGCTGAGTCACCGATCACAAATACTTCAGGATGATCAGGCAATTGCAGATACTCATTCACAATAGCCCGGTGAATTTGGTCATGCTCAATGGCTAGTTTCTGGATAATTGGAGCTGCTTTGACACCAGCTGCCCAAATAACGGTATGGGTTGGAATCACTTCTCCGCCTTTAAGAAAAAGAAATTTCCCGTCATAGTCAATCACTTGAACGCACAGTCGCACCTCAACATATTTGCGGATCAGTGTTTCAACCGCAGCATCACGCAATTCTTCAGGCATTGCCGCAAATAATTTATCAGAGGCTTCGACTAAGATAATACGAACCTCTTTAAAGTTAAGATTCGGGTACTCTTTATTCATAACCAGATAAATAAGCTCAGACAATGCACCCGCTGATTCTACGCCAGTCGGGCCGCCGCCGACTACAACAAAAGTAAGTAATGCGCGGCGTTTATCCAGGTCTTTCTCAAAAGCAGCCAATTCAAATTGATATAGAATATGATTGCGAATTGTTACCGCTTCATCTAGGCTTTTCATCGAGAAGCCATGCTTTTCAACCGAATCCAGGCCAAAGTAATTGGTAGCTCCACCAGTTGCCAATACGAGATAGTCATAAGGTATTGTTCCGCTGTCTAAGATGACTGACTTATTCTCAAAATCGACATCAGTCATTTCGCCCATACGAAAAATAACATTCTTTCTATCTTTAACCATGGCTCTAGTAGAATAGGCAATGTCATCTACTGAGAGTCCAGCAGTTGCCACTTGATATAACAGCGGTTGAAATAAATGATAATTGTGTTTATCGATCAGAGTAACTCGGACATCTGCTTTGGCCAAGGTACGGGTCAACCTTATCCCACCGAAGCCAGCCCCGATAATCACGACCTTTTTTTGTTTGGTTTGCGTTTCCATAGGATCCACCTCGCTCTATTTAATAAATGAATTCGACAAATTACAGGGGGAAAATTACTATTTAAGCATGAGCTTTGATCATGATAATCTTTCTCTTTAACCATATCATACAATAAAATAAAACCGAAGGAATATTCCTTTATTATTTCTATCATTTTTTAAGTTTTTAAATTCTTATAACAATGAATTCTTGGATATAAAAATATATGAATGAAGTGCTAGAGTATTAATCAAAAATCCAGCCTGCTCAGGCTGGATTTTGATTAATATTTCGATTATGAGCCACGGAGAACCTGGAGAACTTGAGTGACCTCAGTGCCGACCATACTGGATAACGTATCGATTGTTGACCATGCCTCAGTTCCATCAGGACGAGTGACTGACTTATCAAGAATATATTCGTTGGAACTTGCTGAATAGGCTTTTAAATCCAGCGCCAGATCAAGCGGACGTACGGAAAACAATACAACATAATTAACATGCCGGTTTGCCGCATAGGCTGATAATCCTTCCGGAGTTGCATTGGCCGCACTGGTTACATTGCAGCGTCCCAGGTCACGCAGTACTTCGTTGCCTGATTGCACTTCGCTGCCGAGAAATAAAGCATTGACTTTGAAGCGGATGACTTCATTAAGCGCTTTGTTCAATAGATCGGTACCAGGAATGTAATGACCAGAAGTATCGATATAAAGTGCAATTGCTGTTAATGCATTATCACTTCCTGCGGCAAAGCTTACTGAACTAAAAGTTAAAAGTACAAGGAGGGTAATGAGCATTATTCTTTTCATGTTAACACCTCGTTATATTTTATTTAATACATCCATTACGTCTTCGCAGTAACATAATTGGAGTGCTTGTTTTCCGGTTCTGTAACATAGAGCGTAAGCAGGAAGCCTAGCAGTGGTAAAAACGCTAAAACATCGAATACCACAGGCATACTCCATAAGTCGGCTATCTTCCCCAGCGCAACAACCCCCATAGCTCCTAAGCCTACGCTGAGTCCAATCGTTAATCCTGAAGCAATGGCAATATTTCCTGGCATCATTTGCTGAGCAAGTACCAGCGTACTGGAAAAGGCACAAGATAATAAGGCGCTGGTAAGTGCGAGAATAATAAAGACTTCAATACCTGCTGTAATTTTGAATAAATATAACAGCAGTGATATTGGCAGAATAGACCAAAGCATAATGCGTTTACTGCCATACCGATCGCTTAGGATGCCGCCACCCAATGTGCCGATGGCGCCGGCAGCAAGGAAGACTGTCAGCAGGGAGCTGGCGTAAAGTTCGCTGCCATGCAAGTATGAGATATAATACAGTGGCAAAAAAGTTGTTACACCCGCACTAATCGTTGACCGCGATAAAACAACACCTAGCAAAGCGGCTAACGGCCAGGTCAAGCTATGACGCAGCGGACTGGTGGACGCATTGGCATGAGTGTCTGATACTGGAACCTGCACAGCCAGTTTATAGAGCGGGTAAAAGATTGCGATAAAGGGAATTAAATAGATTGCTTTTGGTAAGGCATCATTAGAAAGTAATACTGCCATAAATAACGAGCCCAAAGCAAAGCCGCCGTTTCCACCCACAACAAATAGGCTGACGCCTTTGCCTTTCGCTGCTCCGCTGTAACGATTAGCTAATTTGGCTGCTTCCGGATGAAAAGCAGCTATTCCTAATCCACATAGAGCTGTGCTGATATGGAGTAAATAGTAGCTGGGAGAAAGTAATGAAACAAGCATCGCGATACCAGACAACAAACAACCGACTGGAATCAACCACGGCCGTGGGCATTTATCGCTGAAATAGCCAAATATAGGCTGGCTAACCGAAGATGTTAGATTTTGAATAAGAACTAAGAGTCCTACTTCAGCATAGCTTAATGCAAATTTGGCCTTCAAATAAGGCAAGGCCACCAGTAAGCTGCCTTGGGATAGATCGGTAACGCAATGAGCTGCAACCAATAGCCAGACTTTGGCTGGAATCGCTTTTAATGTGGTTAACATGTAGAAATCACCTCATAGTGAATATTATGGCATAATCTTCATAGACAGTAAATGCTAATAAAAATAACACAACAATAAAATTGTTGTGTTATTTTTATTAGCATTTTTCTTAAGAACTGACTTGTTGAACCCGCATTGAGATAATATGGATCATACCGATGTCTTTTTGTATTTTTCAATAAGAAAGTCGGTAAATTCTTTAAGCAGTTGTTTCGCTTCATCAGGTAAATGTTCCAATTCATGCTCATCACGGGCTTTGTCTGATTGTGCGCCATATCGCACGGGTTCTTCTAATAAACAATTCTCGTTATTTGAAGCTTTAAATAAACTTAGAGCACTTTCAAAAGGCAGATTAAAAAAATCCAGTAAAGCATTGAGCGACTTTACTGTCAGATTTTCTCTGGTACCATTTTCAATCATACTTAAATAAGACGGCGACATGCGTATTCTATATTTCTTTTCGATGGCTTTTGCTGTATCTTCTTGACTGAGGTTCTTTTTTTCACGAGTTAACCGTAGTATTTCACCAAATGTCATGTACATCACCTATGATTAGTTTACGCATCTGATTGTATTGATCCTGTTGACTGACAGTAAAATATAAATAACTGACAGTTATTGACGCTGCGCCGATTTAGCACTATAATTTACTGTATAAACGAACATAAAACGAGCAGCTTGCAGATTGGATGGTGTGAATATGACGGTAAATGTGCGTCCTGTTTCTTGCATTACAAAATCAATCTTTGATTTGAAACAAGCCGAGGAAGCGCTAGTTAGCATGCTAAGTTATGCATTAAACAAAAAAGATCGTCAAGATTTTACCGCCGAGGAATGGGAAAACTTTATCTTCTGTTTTCAGTTAGTGAGCAAACTTGAATATTCACTCCGCAAAGTAAAATTAAGCGCTAACTCTTGGTATCAAATGTCTAACGAGTCAGAACAGTGATATTCATTGCCTGTGGTCTTCGTATTCTAAAAGGATTAACTCTTGGGCACAACCAGGAGTTAATCCTTTTTAGACTCATAAAGGTATTTTATAGTTATTGCGGAAGTTTAGCTAGTTAATATTAGACTTAACTGGTCATCTATGTTAAAATTATATTTTGTAAGTAACTTTTTATGAAAGATGGGACAAAGAACAATGATTAGTACTAATGGCTTAACACTTCAATTTGGCAAACGAATATTATTTAAAGATGTAAATATAAAATTCACTCCTGGTAATTGCTATGGCCTAATTGGCGCCAATGGAACCGGTAAATCAACCTTTTTAAAGGTATTATCAGGTGAGGTAGAACCAACTAAAGGTGATGTTGCCATCACTCCTGGTGAACGCCTGGCTGTTTTAAAGCAAAATCATTATGAATTTGATGAATTTGATGTATTGACAACAGTCATTATGGGGCATGCCCGTCTATATGCCATCATGGAAGAGAAGGATGCTCTTTATGCAAAACCCGATTTCTCTGACGAAGATGGTATGAAAGTATCGGAATTGGAATGCGAATTTGCCGAGTTAAATGGTTGGGATGCTGAGCCAGAGGCGGCTCGGATGTTAAATGGTCTTGGAATTCCAGAAAGCTTGCACAGCCAAAAAATGGCTGATTTAAGTGGTAATGAAAAAGTACGGGTATTGCTAGCGCAAGCGCTATTTGGCAATCCCGATATTCTGTTACTAGATGAGCCGACCAATCATCTGGATATCGAATCAATTAACTGGTTGGAAGATTTTTTATACGATTTTCCGAACACGGTTATTGTGGTTTCCCATGACCGGCATTTCTTGAATCGAGTCTGTACTCATATTGCTGATATTGACTTTGAAAATATTCAGCTTTATGTAGGTAACTATGATTTTTGGCTGGAGTCCAGCCAACTGGCGCTGCAGCTAGCCAAAGATGCGAACAAGAAAAAAGAGGAGAAGGCAAAAGAACTTCAAACCTTTATTCAACGCTTTAGTGCTAATGCCTCAAAATCCAAACAGGCAACATCCAGAAAAAAACTCTTGGAGAAACTAACTCTTGATGATATAAAGCCATCTTCACGGAAATATCCGTATATTGCTTTCAAGCCTGATCGTGAAGCTGGTGCACAACTCTTAACTGTAGAAGGCTTAAACAAAAGTATTGACGGTGAAGCAGTATTAAAAGATGTTAGCTTTACTGTAGCTAAAGGGGACAAAATAGCTTTTGTCGGACCAGATGGCTTAGCAAAAACAACTTTGTTTAAGATATTAATGGGTGAATTGGAAGCTGATAGCGGAGAATATAAATGGGGTGTAACAACTACCCAAGCTTATCTGCCTAAAGATAACTCAGACTATTTTGATGGTGTTGAGCTCAATCTTGTCGATTGGCTGAGACAGTTCTCCAAAGATCAGGAAGAAAGCTTCATTCGCGGGTTTCTAGGCAGAATGCTCTTTTCGGGTGAGGAAAGCTTAAAGCAAGCCAGTGTACTCTCTGGTGGTGAGAAAGTACGCTGCATGCTTGCACGTATGATGCTGAGTGGTGCCAATGTTCTGATCCTGGATGAGCCAACCAATCACTTGGATTTGGAATCCATTACTTCAATTAATAATGGCTTGATTAGTTTTACTGGGACCATGCTATTTGTATCTCATGACCATCAGTTCATCGAAACTATTGCCAATAGAATTATTGAAATTACACCAAATGGCTTGATTGATCGCCGGATGACTTACGACGAGTATTTAGAAAATGCGGAAGTAAAAAAACAGTTAGCAGCTTTATATCCTAAAAATGCATAAGAACAAGAATAAGTATATGTTCAGTCACGACTTGACTGAATGATATGATAACAGTAGAAAACACCTCCAGTGATAGAATCAATCACCTGGAGGTGTTTTTTTTATATGACTTTAAACGGATAAGGTTAACTAAAGTTAATCGTGAGCCCACCGGCAGCGGCGGCACCAATAGTAATTGGGATGTCACAGAAAGTAGGCGAAGTACCATAATAAAGAATGTTTTCGCAATTGATCGCAATGCATGACCCCACAGGGAAGGTTGTTCCTGAGACTACTAGTGAGATTCCGACAACAGTACCATCAATTACATTGCATGTAAATGAGCTAAGATTGGCTGCAGCGGCTGGTCTGGTCAACTCTAATAATACAAATTTGCATTCTTCTTCTATTTCTACATCAATATTTACTTTAGGAGGTTTACAGCATTTATCCTCGTGCTTATCCTTGTCATGCTCACACTTATCACACTTATCATGCTCATCTTTATCATCACATTTATTATCGTATTGGGGTATACCACCATAGTTAGTAGGGAAATAATTTGCGCGTTGCTCGTGGAAGCCTTTGAAGCGTCCTGTTAGAACTTGAAAATCTTTTAATACAATTGTTACATTAATGCAACCAGCTAAATCAAATCCTTGAGGGAAACCTTTTGGAAATGCCAAAGTGATCACTCCTTTTGTATTTTGGCTTACTACCTATTGCATAATATGCAATTTGTTATGTAAGAGTTACTTAATATTTGGTTATGGTGAGATGTTTTTCAAAGCAGCGTGTTCACTTTATTTCAAGTGCTTGCTATCACGTTGGCATAACTATGAATAGAATAATATAGTAGGAAATGAAATTTTAACGTTAGGAGTTGGATCGTTATGTCAATAAAATGTCAACCTGGTGGTTTTAAGTTAGATTTTGGCTCAACTGTGACTATCCTTACCACAGCAGCCTGTTCACCACGTAAACATTCTAGCCAAGGTATATTTACTGGCGTAGTTCTCGATGATACAGACACGAATTTTGAAAGAACAGCAAAGCATCTCACAATTACTGTGGATAGTGATTATTTCGAAGATGAGCAAAAGCATGAAGGGGAGGATCAATACGCCTTTCAAGGGGCGAAGTATCCAATTAATGAGGATAAGAAAGGATCTGGGTGGACTAAATATTGTAAGGATAAAGAAAGTGGAGAATGGTATAAAGACGGAATAGATAAGTGTGAGGATAAATGTCATAAACCCCATCAAGAGAAAGAATGCTGCGAACCTAAGCATGAAGACAAATGTCATAAACCTGATAAAGATAAGGAATGCTGTGAGCACAAACATGAGCATAAATGCCCTCCGAAAGGGAAAGATGAATATTTACTGCTGTCATTGACCTGTCCATCCTATCCTTTTCATCCCGGTCAGCTGGTTTGGATTAATATAGAGGAAATCGTTGCCTTAACCGTCATTTGCAAAAAATAAAATTTCCATAATTGTAGTTTCAATGTGGAAAAGAGGTGAGCATTTTGTTAGTAAAGGATATTCCCTGTGAATGTAAATTTGAGGCAGGTTCGACAATAACCGTTGTCACGTCCATGGGAGAAAAGGCATCTTGCAAGAGGAAGACTTCAAAAGGTATACAAGGGGTATTTCATGGGATTGTTCTTGAAGAAACTGTGATTCATTTACACCAAAATAGTTTTCGGGAATTGTACGGGTATAAAGACAATACATCACCCTCAAAAAGAAATAAGCATTTGCTTGTTTTATCACTACTCAGGCCATCGCCACCATTTATAGCAGGCCAAATAGTCTGGATTATGGTAGATCAAATCACAGCAATCAATTGCGACGGCCAGTCGTAATGTAGTCGTATATAATCAGTAATATGATATCAATCTATGAATAAGTGAATCCATAATAAGAAAACCTCCTAAAGTAGTGTAATGACTACTTTAGGAGGTTTTCTTTATTAATATGAATAGCTTAGGTATTCATATTATTTTGTGATTAAGCTCTTTAGATAATTGCGGTTATGGGTGATTCGAGGATCATTAGGAATAAATTGACCTGCTAATTCGTTATGTTTATTAGCCAGATCATAGTTACCTGCCCGGGAATAGCAAACGCAAAGTTGAATATGCGGCAGCCAAGTCCAGCAATCGTTGCTAACCAAGCCCCAGGTTGCTACCTTATCTAGCTGAGTAGCCGTTTTATACCAAAATATTGCTTGATCAAGTTGATTGGCATTCAAATGATGGAAACCAAGCCGGCAGCAAAACTCAGCGCGGGGTGTCGCATAGTTAAATGACAGATAAATGTATTTAAGCTTATTCTCATGATCATTTAGTTCCTGGAAACAGTCAGCTAGTTTGCCACAAGCACCAATATTATCTTCAACCCAGCCTTGGTTGGTGGCTAGGAATTTTTGATAATATTCAATTGCTCGGTTTAGAAGTCTATGGTCTTTTAATTCATTGGCAAAATAGTATAAATCACGCGGTGAAAAAACTTCTCCCTTAATCAATCGCTGTTCATATATTTTGAGATTTCGATCGGCATCGTGTTCAATCGGCTGGTGGGTAACGGCAATATCACTGCTGACGATATTACCATACGCCTCAACATATTCATGAACAGCCCCAATCCATTTGAAGTTTTTTGCCCGCTTAACGAGGCGATTTCTACGTAGGCGAGAGGAAACAATACCTTGTGCATTAACTGACAGATTGTAGAACATGCTGACCGCATCCACTTCTGCAGATAATGTTGCTTTTAATTCCTGGAATTTGAGTTTATCAGGAGGGAGAAGTACATCATCAGCATCAAGCCATAGGATATAGTCTTGAGTTGCTAAACTGAATGCGTAATTACGAGCGGCAGCAAAGTCATGAATCCATTCAAAATCGTAAACTGTGTCCGTATATTTTTTTATAATTTCTTTAGTTTGGTCTGTTGAGCCTGTATCCACAATAATAATTTCATCTACGATATCTTTAACTGAAGCCAGGCAGCGGCCAATAACGGCTTCCTCGTTTTTGACAATCATGCAAAGGCTGATTGTTATTGGGGTTGCTAAGCCATCAGATTTATCAGTCACAAAAATACCTCCTTTGAAGCTCTGATCTTTGTCAGTATACGCGACGAGAAGGTTTTTTGTGACTAGAAGTATTTTAACTATGTTTGTAGCCCCGGAAAGCATTTTGTATAATCTTCCGGGGCTACATTTTTATATGCTACCTTAAAATTGTTGATTTTTTTCTAGTCTATTAATCAAGTAATGCAAGATTAAGCTGAGCACCTACAGCAGGAGCTAGGGTTGTGGTAAAAGGAACTGCCGAGTTATTGCGGAGTGTGATGACATCACCGGCAGCTAGTGTTAATATTGCCTGACCGTCCACATCACCTGTCGTAACAAGTACTGATATGTTAGTAGAAGCATCGACGGTTCCGTTTACTGCAATGGCTATTGAGGCACCATTACCAGCTGTGATTGATATGCTGTAGTCGATTAAATAGTTACCAGCAGTAGGAACGGTAATTGTTGTTGTGGCAGGTGTATGAGTGATGCCTCCAACTAATGGACCGTTATTCGAGAATAGAACGTCTGCTCCGCCTGGAACCGTTGAATCCGCTCCAGTAGCAAGTTGATACACATAGCCAAATGCTTCTAGCCCAGCACCGGTAGGACCAGTAGGCCCCGTATCACCAGTAGGTCCGGTATCGCCTGTAGCACCAGTAGTACCTGTGGCACCAGTAGCGCCTGTGGCTCCAGTATCACCAGCTACACCTGTATCGCCAGTAGGCCCAGTATCGCCTGTAGCCCCGGTAGTACCTGTGGCACCCGTAGCGCCAGCTACACCCGTATCGCCAGTAGCCCCGGTAGCGCCGGTGGCACCCGTAGCGCCTGTGGCTCCAGTATCACCAGCTACACCCGTATCACCAGTAGGTCCGGTATCGCCTGTAGCACCAGTAGTACCTGTGGCACCAGTAGCGCCTGTGGCTCCAGTATCACCAGCTACACCTGTATCGCCAGTAGCCCCGGTAGTACCTGTGGCTCCAGTAGCGCCAGCTACACCCGTATCGCCGGTAGGTCCCGTATCGCCTGTAGCACCAGTAGCGCCTGTGGCTCCAGTATCACCAGCTACACCCGTATCACCAGTAGGCCCAGTATCGCCAGTAGCCCCGGTAGCGCCGGTGGCACCCGTAGCGCCGGTGGCACCCGTAGCGCCAGCTACACCTGTATCACCAGTAGGCCCAGTATCGCCTGTAGCCCCGGTAGTACCTGTGGCTCCAGTAGCGCCAGCTACACCCGTATCGCCGGTAGGTCCAGTATCGCCAGTGACACCAGTAGCGCCGGTGGCTCCAGTATCACCAGCTACGCCCGTATCACCAGTAGGCCCAGTATCGCCTGTAGCTCCGGTAGCGCCGGTGGCACCCGTAGCGCCAGCTACACCCGTATCGCCAGTAGGCCCAGTATCGCCTGTAGCCCCGGTAGCGCCGGTGACACCGGTAGCGCCAGTTGCACCTGTATCACCAGTAGGCCCGGTAGCGCCGGTGGCACCCGTAGTGCCAGCTGCACCTGTATCACCAGTAGGCCCAGTAGCGCCGGTGGCACCCGTAGTGCCAGCTGCACCTGTATCACCAGTAGGCCCAGTATCGCCTGTAGCCCCGGTGGCTCCAGTAGCACCCGTAGCGCCAGCT carries:
- a CDS encoding beta 1,4 glucosyltransferase, whose protein sequence is MTDKSDGLATPITISLCMIVKNEEAVIGRCLASVKDIVDEIIIVDTGSTDQTKEIIKKYTDTVYDFEWIHDFAAARNYAFSLATQDYILWLDADDVLLPPDKLKFQELKATLSAEVDAVSMFYNLSVNAQGIVSSRLRRNRLVKRAKNFKWIGAVHEYVEAYGNIVSSDIAVTHQPIEHDADRNLKIYEQRLIKGEVFSPRDLYYFANELKDHRLLNRAIEYYQKFLATNQGWVEDNIGACGKLADCFQELNDHENKLKYIYLSFNYATPRAEFCCRLGFHHLNANQLDQAIFWYKTATQLDKVATWGLVSNDCWTWLPHIQLCVCYSRAGNYDLANKHNELAGQFIPNDPRITHNRNYLKSLITK
- the bclA_2 gene encoding hypothetical protein; translated protein: MDTLALQLERLTGGTVAPAANVIFDNVVTSIGAISYNALTGVVTINKPGRYFINWWVATQSSIGANSVAFSIVTSQGDDLPGESPIKTGEVVGFAIIQVDAAPITFSLVNQTTNNVVYSSVVTVKATLVLGEVPEETGFTGETGSTGATGTTGDTGAAGTTGATGATGATGATGATGATGATGATGATGDTGPTGATGATGATGPTGDTGAAGATGATGATGPTGDTGVAGATGVTGATGATGATGPTGDTGVAGATGATGATGATGDTGPTGDTGAAGTTGATGATGPTGDTGAAGTTGATGATGPTGDTGATGATGVTGATGATGDTGPTGDTGVAGATGATGATGATGDTGPTGDTGVAGDTGATGATGVTGDTGPTGDTGVAGATGATGTTGATGDTGPTGDTGVAGATGATGATGATGATGATGDTGPTGDTGVAGDTGATGATGATGDTGPTGDTGVAGATGATGTTGATGDTGVAGDTGATGATGATGTTGATGDTGPTGDTGVAGDTGATGATGATGATGATGDTGVAGATGATGTTGATGDTGPTGDTGVAGDTGATGATGATGTTGATGDTGPTGDTGPTGPTGAGLEAFGYVYQLATGADSTVPGGADVLFSNNGPLVGGITHTPATTTITVPTAGNYLIDYSISITAGNGASIAIAVNGTVDASTNISVLVTTGDVDGQAILTLAAGDVITLRNNSAVPFTTTLAPAVGAQLNLALLD
- a CDS encoding MFS transporter — protein: MLTTLKAIPAKVWLLVAAHCVTDLSQGSLLVALPYLKAKFALSYAEVGLLVLIQNLTSSVSQPIFGYFSDKCPRPWLIPVGCLLSGIAMLVSLLSPSYYLLHISTALCGLGIAAFHPEAAKLANRYSGAAKGKGVSLFVVGGNGGFALGSLFMAVLLSNDALPKAIYLIPFIAIFYPLYKLAVQVPVSDTHANASTSPLRHSLTWPLAALLGVVLSRSTISAGVTTFLPLYYISYLHGSELYASSLLTVFLAAGAIGTLGGGILSDRYGSKRIMLWSILPISLLLYLFKITAGIEVFIILALTSALLSCAFSSTLVLAQQMMPGNIAIASGLTIGLSVGLGAMGVVALGKIADLWSMPVVFDVLAFLPLLGFLLTLYVTEPENKHSNYVTAKT
- a CDS encoding NADH dehydrogenase, whose product is METQTKQKKVVIIGAGFGGIRLTRTLAKADVRVTLIDKHNYHLFQPLLYQVATAGLSVDDIAYSTRAMVKDRKNVIFRMGEMTDVDFENKSVILDSGTIPYDYLVLATGGATNYFGLDSVEKHGFSMKSLDEAVTIRNHILYQFELAAFEKDLDKRRALLTFVVVGGGPTGVESAGALSELIYLVMNKEYPNLNFKEVRIILVEASDKLFAAMPEELRDAAVETLIRKYVEVRLCVQVIDYDGKFLFLKGGEVIPTHTVIWAAGVKAAPIIQKLAIEHDQIHRAIVNEYLQLPDHPEVFVIGDSAHFKFDDKPLPMVAPVAIQQADIAGKNIINLMKGKELLKYVYTNVGNMATIGRNAAVVHMGKIKLKGFFAWFIWSVVHILRLIDFRNRFVVFMKWVWDYLFYDRLVRIITRQ
- the ykpA gene encoding putative ABC transporter ATP-binding protein YkpA — translated: MISTNGLTLQFGKRILFKDVNIKFTPGNCYGLIGANGTGKSTFLKVLSGEVEPTKGDVAITPGERLAVLKQNHYEFDEFDVLTTVIMGHARLYAIMEEKDALYAKPDFSDEDGMKVSELECEFAELNGWDAEPEAARMLNGLGIPESLHSQKMADLSGNEKVRVLLAQALFGNPDILLLDEPTNHLDIESINWLEDFLYDFPNTVIVVSHDRHFLNRVCTHIADIDFENIQLYVGNYDFWLESSQLALQLAKDANKKKEEKAKELQTFIQRFSANASKSKQATSRKKLLEKLTLDDIKPSSRKYPYIAFKPDREAGAQLLTVEGLNKSIDGEAVLKDVSFTVAKGDKIAFVGPDGLAKTTLFKILMGELEADSGEYKWGVTTTQAYLPKDNSDYFDGVELNLVDWLRQFSKDQEESFIRGFLGRMLFSGEESLKQASVLSGGEKVRCMLARMMLSGANVLILDEPTNHLDLESITSINNGLISFTGTMLFVSHDHQFIETIANRIIEITPNGLIDRRMTYDEYLENAEVKKQLAALYPKNA